The stretch of DNA GGCCATCTCCACGAATCCAAATCCTTTTGATTGACCACTATACTTGTCTTTTATAATGGTGGCGGATTCAACCTGCCCGAATTGTTCTAAAGCCAGCCGTAAGTCCTCTTCGGTGACCTCGTACGACAAATTTCCTACATAGATCTTCATTCTAATCTCCTTTTGTAATAAATTATAAATTTTCACATCGCCTAACAATTAATAGACGAATTTCTGATTTGTATCGGATTTTTTTCTATATTAAATATTCTACTAAAAAAGCTAAAATTTTGTCAATAGGGTTTTACAGATTTTGCCATTTTCAAATTCGCCTTGGGGTTCTTTGCAAGGAAAATTCGCTTTGTGAATCTCCGAAGGAAAATCCTTCGAAAAATTCCTCAGGAAAATCCCTGAAAAATCTAAGGGGGATTTAAATTTAAAGCCTAACGGTCGAGTTCAGGGACAAGAGCCATAGTACGATATTAACAAGCAAAAAGATGTTTAACAATAAAATAATAGCAAACGCTAAAAAGGCATCGCTGGCTCTTGTTCCCTCTGCAACGATTGGTTAGACAGCTTCCCGTACCCATTTCTTTGCAGCATCCATATCTGCATAGTCAAACTGCTTCACTTCAGCAGACACAAAATGATTAGCTATCATTGGCGCAATTGACATAAGTTTTGAATCAGTTACTGCCGCTACTCTTTTGATTTTTTTATGATGATCTTTAATGAATTTCATATGATGTGTGAATGCTCCGAAACTCTTCCATCCAGGAAAGTCTTTGGTATGTATTATGATTCCGTTAACATAGCCTTTTTCATTAATGTATGCATCTATTTCTTTGGTAAGTCGTTCAAAATCAGTTTGTTCAAGTGCGCCTAATGGCTCAATAATAACTATCCCCTCTGCTCTCATAATTTCAAATGAAATCATATTTAATCCTTTTCTTGTGGTCTAACGTCTGGATCATCGATGCACACCATGAAGCACGCTCAAGGGCATTAAAGCTAATTTGCAGACTATAAATAATCACACTCAAAAAAGTCGCTGCTGGTGTGCATTCGAATGCATCCGGTTGTTAGATTTTATTTATTTTTCTTGCCCTTTCTAAAAATTCATCAACATGAGCGAACATGAATAAATACTCTCCATCAGGGTTTTTGAATTCTGCAATCATTGTAAATCGATATATCATTTGATTGAATTCCTTAAAATAAGAAAATGCGCCAGCAAATCGCTCAAGCTCAAGAATATTACCCCATAGAACTGGAGCCA from Nitrospinota bacterium encodes:
- a CDS encoding STAS/SEC14 domain-containing protein; translation: MISFEIMRAEGIVIIEPLGALEQTDFERLTKEIDAYINEKGYVNGIIIHTKDFPGWKSFGAFTHHMKFIKDHHKKIKRVAAVTDSKLMSIAPMIANHFVSAEVKQFDYADMDAAKKWVREAV
- a CDS encoding RNA-binding protein, which encodes MKIYVGNLSYEVTEEDLRLALEQFGQVESATIIKDKYSGQSKGFGFVEMA